In Anseongella ginsenosidimutans, one genomic interval encodes:
- a CDS encoding outer membrane beta-barrel family protein, with protein sequence MFRILTYSFLLAGSLLCLPGRSHAQQSNPQEAGTITGTVRDADGKGVDFASVTLLSLPDSTFVGGAQTEAGGKFSLGNIRPGRYTVNVSFVGYTEKGVGNVRVQAGETTELGVISIRLDSETLDEVVVESEAMDIQYDLDKTIFTVSDNIKSMSTNASDVLEQIPMVELDQEGVPSVMGQGVSVLIDGKPSRIYGDNIETVLKLIPSGLIEKIEVVTSPSARYSTEEGGIVLNIITKSEYLSGVSGIANLSVTSNNTYSPSVNVNIARRKFSFNNSIAFEYDRDLSSSNLFRENFPAGNVFFTDQTRDGTDEDQDFSYNGNLYYNITSKSRIGAFFGLGHDTENEDETLITRFLDEGQALDSAYTRIIDNRENSWNYRAGIDFDKTFSSEDHILNLEAYYSTRSDDDNMHFDQNSEWESMESLQNQVSTSDDVGFTVEGDYVQPFGEKSRLEAGFRADWETDENVFRAEYFDESAGEFLVNDALSNDFTSLESDYSLYGMYRTELNRFSLQGGLRLEKSVLETTQHLLDQYYKTDFLNLVPTLNMSYRLQNNDNVTFSYSRRVRTPRWHELNPFVDYSDPENIESGNPELKPEFINSFEASYNKFVKQFNLYASVFYRHSNDPIQRIRTVDTAGISYTNFDNVGSERYYGLETGMGADILPEWNFRVSVGVRKNEVFGFDEDNQTTAFTSNLSTFFPLPFDFKGYVFAFYQGPRSIAQGRMKGNFITNIGVRKSFLNDRADFSIRFSDVFNNRQWSMDLQNNFYNQTSTYQRQSRYLTFGFSYTFGRLQEGRERGERNGGNDGGMGGGGEGEEFEMD encoded by the coding sequence ATGTTCAGAATCCTTACATATTCGTTTTTACTTGCCGGAAGCCTTCTTTGTCTTCCCGGCCGATCACATGCGCAACAATCAAACCCGCAGGAGGCGGGAACAATTACCGGTACAGTCAGGGATGCCGATGGAAAAGGGGTTGATTTTGCAAGCGTAACCTTACTTTCGTTACCCGATTCTACTTTCGTCGGCGGAGCGCAGACGGAGGCCGGAGGCAAATTCTCCCTTGGAAATATCCGGCCTGGAAGATACACCGTAAATGTCAGCTTCGTCGGATACACGGAAAAAGGCGTTGGAAACGTGCGGGTACAGGCCGGCGAAACAACCGAATTAGGCGTGATATCCATTCGTTTGGATTCGGAAACGCTCGATGAAGTCGTGGTGGAATCGGAAGCCATGGATATACAGTATGACCTGGACAAAACCATTTTCACGGTTTCGGACAACATCAAGTCCATGAGTACCAATGCAAGCGATGTCCTGGAACAAATTCCCATGGTGGAACTTGACCAGGAAGGCGTTCCCAGCGTAATGGGCCAGGGAGTAAGTGTACTTATTGACGGAAAGCCCTCCCGCATTTATGGAGATAATATTGAAACCGTACTCAAGCTGATCCCGTCCGGCCTGATCGAAAAGATCGAAGTAGTGACCAGCCCTTCGGCCAGGTACTCGACCGAAGAAGGAGGCATTGTCCTTAACATTATTACGAAAAGCGAATACCTTTCCGGTGTCAGCGGGATTGCTAACCTGTCGGTCACTTCCAATAATACCTACTCCCCTTCGGTTAACGTAAATATTGCCCGCAGGAAATTCAGCTTTAACAATAGTATTGCCTTTGAATACGACAGAGATCTGTCCAGCAGCAATCTCTTCCGGGAAAATTTCCCCGCAGGGAACGTATTTTTCACGGACCAGACCCGCGACGGAACCGACGAGGATCAGGATTTTTCGTATAATGGTAACCTGTATTATAACATTACTTCTAAAAGCCGGATAGGCGCCTTTTTTGGACTGGGCCACGATACGGAGAACGAAGATGAAACACTTATTACCCGTTTTCTCGACGAGGGACAGGCCCTTGACTCCGCTTACACCCGGATCATTGATAACAGGGAGAATAGCTGGAATTACCGGGCAGGAATCGATTTCGATAAAACCTTTTCGAGCGAGGATCATATTCTGAATCTCGAGGCCTATTATTCAACGCGGTCCGACGACGATAATATGCATTTCGATCAGAACAGTGAGTGGGAAAGCATGGAATCGCTGCAGAACCAGGTATCTACCAGCGACGATGTAGGATTTACCGTGGAAGGGGATTACGTGCAGCCCTTTGGCGAAAAATCACGGCTGGAAGCTGGGTTCCGCGCTGACTGGGAAACGGACGAAAATGTATTCAGGGCTGAGTATTTTGATGAAAGCGCCGGGGAATTCCTGGTAAATGACGCGCTCTCCAATGATTTTACTTCGCTGGAAAGCGACTATTCTCTATACGGTATGTACCGTACCGAATTGAACCGGTTCAGCCTGCAGGGCGGGCTGCGTCTGGAGAAATCCGTTCTTGAAACTACCCAACACCTGCTGGATCAGTATTATAAAACTGACTTCCTGAACCTGGTGCCTACCCTCAATATGTCTTACCGGCTTCAGAATAATGACAATGTCACTTTCAGCTACAGCCGGCGGGTGCGAACGCCCAGGTGGCATGAACTAAATCCCTTTGTCGATTATTCCGATCCGGAAAACATCGAATCAGGAAACCCGGAACTCAAACCGGAATTCATTAATTCCTTCGAGGCCAGCTACAATAAATTTGTAAAGCAATTCAACCTTTACGCTTCGGTATTTTACCGGCACAGCAATGATCCTATACAGCGTATACGCACCGTGGATACGGCAGGTATATCCTACACGAATTTTGACAACGTTGGCAGTGAACGCTACTACGGGCTTGAAACCGGCATGGGCGCGGATATTCTGCCGGAATGGAATTTCAGGGTAAGCGTAGGCGTAAGGAAAAACGAAGTGTTTGGCTTTGACGAAGATAACCAGACGACAGCCTTCACATCGAACCTTTCCACCTTCTTCCCCTTGCCGTTTGACTTTAAAGGCTATGTATTCGCCTTTTACCAGGGTCCGCGGTCAATCGCTCAGGGAAGGATGAAAGGAAACTTCATTACCAATATCGGCGTTCGGAAATCCTTTCTCAATGACAGGGCGGATTTTTCCATTCGTTTCTCCGATGTATTTAATAACCGCCAATGGAGCATGGACCTGCAGAACAATTTTTACAATCAGACCAGCACGTATCAGCGGCAGTCGCGTTATCTCACCTTTGGCTTCAGCTATACATTCGGAAGGCTTCAGGAAGGAAGAGAACGCGGCGAAAGAAACGGCGGAAACGACGGAGGCATGGGAGGCGGCGGTGAAGGCGAAGAATTTGAAATGGACTAG
- a CDS encoding DapH/DapD/GlmU-related protein has translation MDHTQRASGLEYAKPISIGSDVWIGGSAVICPGVKIGDRSVIGAGSVVTKDIPPDVFAAGNPCKVIRSL, from the coding sequence ATGGATCATACCCAAAGGGCGTCCGGTCTCGAATACGCTAAACCCATTTCAATTGGGTCTGATGTCTGGATAGGCGGCAGCGCAGTTATTTGCCCGGGAGTTAAGATAGGTGACCGCAGCGTAATTGGAGCGGGCAGCGTTGTCACGAAAGATATTCCCCCCGATGTATTTGCCGCAGGCAATCCCTGCAAGGTAATCAGATCGTTATGA
- a CDS encoding response regulator transcription factor: MKILVIEDNLELAQNITEYLQREGYVCELADSHAKAVNKLGAFAYDCVVLDIMLPDGNGLDILRFVKNEKIKSCVLIISAKNSLDDKVIGLELGADDYLTKPFHLPELNARLKALYRRKYIQGDKEIFFNEIHINMDTMETLVNKQLLELTRKEYALLVYFLTNKNRVLTRQSIAEHLWGDYADNLLNFDFVYQHVKNLRKKIIQAGGKDYIETVYGLGYKFNANRG, encoded by the coding sequence ATGAAGATTCTTGTCATAGAAGACAACCTGGAACTAGCCCAAAATATTACCGAATACCTGCAGAGGGAGGGCTACGTCTGCGAGCTTGCTGACAGTCACGCCAAGGCAGTCAACAAACTTGGCGCTTTTGCATATGATTGCGTGGTGCTGGACATTATGCTCCCCGACGGAAACGGCCTGGACATTTTAAGGTTCGTAAAGAACGAAAAAATAAAGAGCTGCGTGCTGATCATTTCAGCTAAGAATTCGCTGGACGATAAGGTAATCGGGCTGGAACTCGGCGCTGATGATTACCTGACCAAGCCCTTTCATTTGCCCGAGCTGAATGCCCGGCTGAAAGCCCTTTACCGGAGGAAATATATCCAGGGTGACAAGGAGATTTTTTTCAACGAGATCCATATTAACATGGATACCATGGAAACCCTCGTAAACAAGCAGCTACTGGAGCTTACCAGGAAAGAATATGCATTGCTGGTCTATTTTCTGACCAATAAGAACCGCGTACTCACACGGCAATCAATTGCAGAACATCTTTGGGGCGACTACGCGGACAACCTGCTGAATTTTGATTTTGTTTACCAACATGTGAAGAATCTCAGGAAAAAGATCATCCAGGCGGGAGGCAAAGATTATATTGAAACGGTTTACGGCCTGGGTTATAAATTTAATGCAAACCGGGGATGA
- the corA gene encoding magnesium/cobalt transporter CorA, which produces MVAIYYKTGDKIVKENNLYKLSQIDINNLIWVDLNRLDETEKRIISTKFHIKIQDQQELQEIESSSRFIETEKMITANSNFLVYHADNQHSVEPASFILKNNYLVTVRSSEFKSFNELKKRIELNPRKFRNGYDVLMLLLQIRIDFDADHLELIANDISRIGRELLQEEKLNQDTIYDITELQETTMMLRLVIIDKQRVISSMLKSKYVPGEFDNEIRIMIKDINSLLEHAAFSFHRLEYLQDTFLGLVNIEQNKIIKIFTVAAVIFMPPTLIASIYGMNFDLMPETGWDYGYPFSIGLMIVSVGITLYFFRKKGWL; this is translated from the coding sequence ATGGTTGCAATCTACTATAAGACAGGCGATAAGATAGTGAAGGAAAACAACCTTTACAAATTATCCCAGATTGATATAAACAATCTGATATGGGTAGATTTGAATCGCCTGGATGAAACCGAAAAAAGGATCATCAGCACCAAGTTCCACATCAAAATCCAGGATCAGCAGGAATTGCAGGAAATTGAGAGCAGCTCGCGGTTCATCGAAACCGAAAAAATGATCACTGCCAATTCCAACTTCCTCGTTTATCACGCGGACAACCAGCATTCGGTGGAGCCTGCTTCCTTTATCCTTAAAAACAATTACCTGGTTACGGTAAGAAGCTCCGAGTTTAAATCTTTCAACGAGCTGAAGAAGCGTATTGAGCTAAATCCCAGGAAGTTTCGAAACGGGTATGATGTGCTTATGTTACTACTCCAGATTCGTATTGACTTCGATGCGGATCACCTGGAGCTGATCGCCAACGATATTTCCCGAATAGGCCGTGAACTGCTTCAGGAAGAAAAACTGAACCAGGACACCATTTATGATATTACCGAGCTGCAGGAAACGACCATGATGCTCCGGCTGGTCATCATTGACAAGCAGCGGGTAATCTCCAGCATGCTGAAAAGCAAATACGTACCCGGCGAATTCGACAATGAGATCCGGATCATGATCAAGGACATTAATTCCCTGCTTGAACACGCCGCTTTCAGCTTTCACCGGCTGGAATACCTGCAGGACACTTTCCTGGGCCTGGTGAACATTGAACAGAACAAGATCATTAAGATATTTACCGTAGCCGCGGTGATCTTCATGCCCCCTACCCTGATCGCGAGTATTTACGGAATGAATTTCGACCTGATGCCCGAGACAGGCTGGGATTACGGCTATCCTTTTTCCATTGGCCTGATGATCGTTTCGGTAGGAATTACCCTTTACTTCTTCCGGAAAAAGGGCTGGCTATAA
- a CDS encoding TlpA disulfide reductase family protein: MIKRLALLTGAIAFLLACNKPAGKTFQLKVQLEGLSEGEKVYLYKPDTATLEPQPVDSLVYAAGGLVFEGTVDRPLPFYLLFEKHKGGVEVFVEEGTIDVTGNISDIAAVNVQGSAAHDTYKEAINGLKEIDKKERALYQRYVAAQQENNAGQLAVLDEEYELLVKEREDFVIDFTGSHPASPVGPYLINAVVYDLDYKRVQPAFEKLNAEVKSHPFGKKLADRLAIAKNTSIGSPAPAFSGKNPEGETVSLESSLGKITLIDFWASWCAPCRKENPNVVKLYNEFQPLGLEIIGVSLDDNAEAWKQAIRDDQLEWKHLTDLQGFQSAIAREYGIMAIPQTYLVDENGVIIAKGLRGKALREKVEELLGS; this comes from the coding sequence ATGATCAAACGACTGGCGCTCCTTACGGGAGCCATTGCATTCCTTCTTGCCTGCAATAAACCTGCCGGAAAAACATTCCAGCTTAAGGTGCAGCTGGAAGGATTAAGTGAAGGAGAGAAAGTATATTTATATAAACCGGATACCGCTACCCTGGAACCCCAGCCGGTAGATTCATTGGTATATGCCGCAGGCGGCCTTGTTTTCGAAGGAACGGTTGACCGCCCTCTGCCGTTCTACCTTCTTTTTGAAAAGCATAAGGGGGGCGTTGAAGTATTTGTTGAAGAAGGGACGATAGATGTGACCGGGAATATCAGCGATATCGCAGCCGTGAATGTCCAGGGGTCTGCCGCGCATGATACCTACAAAGAAGCCATTAACGGCCTGAAAGAGATCGATAAAAAGGAACGCGCGCTTTACCAGCGTTATGTGGCCGCCCAGCAGGAAAATAATGCCGGACAGCTGGCTGTACTGGATGAGGAGTACGAACTCCTGGTGAAGGAAAGGGAAGATTTTGTGATAGATTTCACCGGCAGCCATCCGGCTTCGCCCGTGGGCCCTTACCTGATCAATGCCGTGGTTTATGATCTTGATTACAAACGGGTACAGCCTGCCTTTGAAAAGCTGAACGCGGAAGTGAAATCCCATCCTTTCGGAAAGAAGCTGGCTGATCGGCTGGCGATAGCAAAGAATACTTCCATTGGCTCGCCCGCACCGGCATTCAGTGGAAAAAACCCGGAGGGCGAGACTGTTTCGCTCGAAAGCTCCCTGGGAAAGATCACCCTGATCGACTTCTGGGCCTCCTGGTGCGCTCCCTGCCGGAAAGAGAACCCCAATGTAGTGAAGCTATATAATGAATTTCAGCCGCTTGGCCTTGAAATTATCGGCGTTTCCCTGGACGACAATGCAGAAGCATGGAAACAGGCAATCAGAGACGACCAGCTCGAATGGAAGCACCTCACCGATCTGCAGGGATTTCAGTCCGCCATTGCCCGGGAATACGGGATAATGGCCATTCCTCAGACCTATCTTGTGGATGAAAACGGCGTGATCATTGCGAAAGGATTAAGAGGAAAGGCATTGCGGGAAAAAGTCGAAGAATTACTCGGTTCTTAA
- a CDS encoding alpha/beta hydrolase: MIWIAVSLFIVSLLAVCKPPFYQAWLLSVAVAGLPWLFALISLAVLLAGCFHGQAVLGITEMAILLFSAAAFILYCVPIVRAFSTAGDLEKGVREAFAEQPVLPGKAFGAPDTGAGTSSPGNAPDPGMALKQQLGQPAQSVRALKQQPGRKEKPVQAQKQRRLFKAFRFWRMFAGPLSKKVRFQTMCYYDSRGDASHESNPGCYLELDFYPSQAGGLSPCIIVIHGGSWSSGHSRQLPELNSRLAGSGYHVAAINYRLAPQYQSPLAVEDVQNAMAFLRKHAGELKIAPDRFVLLGRSAGGQIALQAAYALCDPGIRGVVAYYAPADMVWGYSAPASRLIMDSCKVMEAYLGGSYSAVPENYHSASPLEALAENAPPTLLLHGKNDVLVAYEHSVRLALALRAAGTRHYLLSLPGGTHGFDYVLDGPEGQLATYAVRYFLKVILAPQ, from the coding sequence ATGATCTGGATCGCCGTTTCGCTCTTCATAGTTTCCTTGCTGGCCGTTTGTAAGCCGCCGTTTTACCAAGCCTGGCTGCTGTCAGTGGCCGTGGCCGGCTTGCCCTGGTTATTCGCGCTTATTTCCCTGGCTGTTTTGCTGGCCGGTTGTTTTCACGGCCAGGCGGTGTTGGGGATAACGGAAATGGCCATATTGCTCTTTTCGGCTGCGGCCTTTATTTTATACTGTGTACCCATAGTGAGGGCATTTTCAACGGCAGGAGATTTGGAAAAAGGCGTACGCGAGGCCTTTGCGGAGCAGCCCGTTCTGCCGGGAAAAGCTTTCGGCGCCCCTGACACAGGAGCAGGAACTTCCTCCCCGGGAAACGCGCCGGATCCTGGAATGGCGCTAAAACAGCAGCTAGGGCAACCTGCGCAATCAGTGCGGGCGCTAAAACAGCAGCCGGGGCGGAAAGAAAAACCTGTGCAGGCGCAGAAACAGCGGCGACTTTTTAAAGCCTTCCGGTTTTGGAGAATGTTTGCCGGCCCCTTATCGAAAAAGGTGCGTTTTCAAACAATGTGCTATTATGATTCCCGTGGCGACGCTTCCCATGAGAGCAATCCGGGCTGTTACCTGGAGCTGGATTTTTATCCTTCGCAAGCCGGGGGGCTTTCTCCCTGCATCATCGTCATCCACGGCGGCTCCTGGAGCAGCGGCCATAGCAGGCAGCTGCCGGAACTGAACAGCCGCCTGGCCGGTTCGGGTTACCATGTGGCCGCTATTAATTACCGCCTGGCGCCGCAGTACCAAAGCCCTTTAGCGGTAGAAGACGTGCAAAATGCAATGGCTTTCCTCCGGAAACATGCCGGTGAGCTAAAAATTGCTCCAGACCGTTTCGTGCTGCTCGGACGCTCCGCCGGAGGGCAAATTGCCTTGCAGGCCGCTTATGCATTGTGTGATCCGGGTATCAGGGGAGTGGTTGCCTATTACGCCCCGGCTGATATGGTTTGGGGATATTCCGCTCCTGCCAGCCGCCTGATCATGGATTCATGTAAGGTAATGGAAGCCTATCTTGGGGGAAGCTATTCCGCCGTGCCCGAAAACTACCATTCCGCTTCACCGCTGGAGGCACTGGCCGAGAATGCGCCCCCGACGCTGCTCCTTCATGGAAAGAACGATGTGCTGGTGGCCTATGAACACAGCGTTCGTCTTGCGCTGGCACTTCGCGCTGCTGGAACCCGCCATTACCTGCTAAGCCTTCCCGGTGGCACCCACGGATTTGATTACGTACTGGACGGGCCTGAGGGACAGCTGGCTACTTACGCCGTCCGGTATTTTTTGAAGGTGATTCTTGCTCCGCAATAA
- a CDS encoding sensor histidine kinase, with amino-acid sequence MKLVFKFAIWYLVITLLALAIGGVISYREIKEEVDFEQSLYLKGKLDAAVRRLSRGMHPDSLARHNMEIQQLDFARPEMNFRVTDTVVMHKFLQRLEQQIKVSASYKVNGKHYYIAAYDGMVESDDITDAVIKSITGIFIVMLVVTGLLSYLISKHLLHPFHSTLRAIRAFTLRQKEPLQLAPTRTSEFKKLNLFLQHMTEKAQHDYSNLKEFTENASHEMQTPLAIIRGKLELLMESEINDSQAKLIMSAHNAVEKLSKMGQSLILLAKLENQEFETPGKIDFSRILSDNLLAFEELIEMKSITLKQDIAENVELSIHPVLADILLSNLMSNAIRHNYMEGRITVTLTKKELIVENTGDPLKVAPAEIFKRFKKSTQADDSVGLGLAIVKQICTQNNMLISYSYSGSEHQFRLQF; translated from the coding sequence ATGAAGCTGGTCTTTAAGTTTGCTATCTGGTACCTGGTCATCACCCTGCTCGCCCTGGCAATCGGCGGCGTTATCTCCTACCGGGAGATCAAAGAGGAAGTCGACTTCGAGCAATCCCTTTACCTGAAAGGAAAACTGGACGCAGCCGTCCGGCGACTTAGCCGGGGAATGCATCCGGATTCTCTTGCCAGGCATAATATGGAAATACAACAGCTTGATTTTGCCAGGCCGGAGATGAATTTCCGTGTAACCGATACCGTAGTAATGCACAAGTTTCTTCAGCGCCTGGAGCAGCAGATAAAAGTAAGCGCATCCTACAAGGTAAACGGGAAGCATTATTACATAGCTGCCTACGATGGAATGGTAGAATCTGACGACATAACGGATGCGGTAATTAAGTCCATTACCGGTATATTCATTGTCATGCTGGTCGTGACCGGCTTGCTGAGTTACCTGATCTCGAAACATCTTCTTCATCCCTTTCACAGTACATTAAGGGCTATCAGGGCGTTTACCCTCAGGCAAAAAGAACCGCTTCAGCTCGCACCAACGCGCACCAGCGAATTCAAAAAACTCAATCTTTTCCTGCAGCATATGACGGAAAAAGCGCAGCATGATTACAGCAACCTTAAAGAATTTACAGAGAATGCGTCTCATGAAATGCAAACGCCGCTGGCCATTATCCGGGGAAAGCTGGAACTTCTCATGGAATCAGAGATCAATGACAGCCAGGCCAAACTGATTATGAGTGCGCATAACGCAGTTGAAAAACTAAGTAAAATGGGCCAGTCCCTTATCCTGCTGGCTAAATTGGAAAACCAGGAATTTGAGACGCCCGGTAAAATCGACTTCAGCCGTATTCTGTCAGATAACCTGCTTGCCTTTGAAGAATTGATTGAAATGAAATCGATCACCCTCAAACAGGATATAGCGGAGAATGTAGAACTTTCTATTCATCCCGTGCTGGCGGACATCCTGCTGAGCAACCTGATGAGTAATGCCATCAGGCATAATTATATGGAAGGCCGGATCACGGTAACGCTTACGAAAAAAGAACTGATCGTTGAAAATACCGGGGATCCGCTGAAAGTTGCTCCTGCCGAAATATTCAAACGATTTAAAAAAAGCACACAGGCCGACGATTCCGTTGGTCTGGGCCTGGCCATTGTAAAACAGATCTGCACCCAAAACAATATGCTGATATCCTATAGCTACTCCGGCTCGGAGCATCAGTTCCGCCTGCAATTCTGA
- a CDS encoding regulatory protein RecX, whose product MCAKSLITDRKIALEKAARYCAYQERSQQEVRDKLYETGVAASLVEEVISELIQQDFINEERFAKAWAGGKFRIKGWGRAKIRKGLQLKRVSEYCIRAGLKEIDEADYLKTLKRLLEEKFKALPAGNPFVQNRKAAAYAISRGYEPELVWDLIRERNGE is encoded by the coding sequence ATGTGTGCAAAATCTTTAATTACTGACCGGAAGATCGCCCTGGAAAAGGCTGCCCGGTATTGCGCTTACCAGGAAAGAAGTCAGCAGGAAGTGCGGGATAAATTGTATGAAACCGGCGTGGCGGCGTCCCTTGTGGAAGAAGTCATTTCGGAATTAATACAACAGGATTTTATTAACGAGGAGCGCTTCGCAAAAGCCTGGGCAGGGGGAAAATTCAGAATAAAAGGCTGGGGGCGGGCAAAGATCAGGAAGGGGCTTCAGTTAAAGCGGGTTTCGGAGTATTGTATTCGCGCGGGATTAAAAGAGATTGACGAAGCTGACTACCTTAAAACACTTAAAAGGTTACTGGAGGAAAAGTTTAAAGCCCTCCCGGCAGGTAATCCTTTCGTGCAAAACAGAAAGGCAGCTGCCTACGCTATATCCAGGGGGTATGAGCCGGAGCTGGTCTGGGATCTGATCCGGGAACGAAACGGAGAATGA